One region of Moraxella sp. ZY210820 genomic DNA includes:
- a CDS encoding NADP-dependent oxidoreductase, whose amino-acid sequence MTLPAQMNAMTVQKYGKHPVQKTSVPTPAIGDDDVLVKVHSASVNPLDFKIRNGDLKLVLPFSMPLVLGNDFAGTVAGVGKNVREFAVSDEVFARTDTLRIGSFGEFVAIDQSNLAKKPANLNFNESASLPLVALTAYQAFKKMNAKAGDKVLIHAGAGGLGSVAIQIAKILGLYVATTASNQGLALVKSLGADEVIDYKQENFYDKLSDFDFVLDTIGGETLEHSFKVLKRGGKVVSVAGVPTKDFAKAMGLSWVKQFIMGLISAKTHKTAQKYGVSYEFLFMKPSGKALNIIKTWVEDGKLRPIIDQVFVFDDTQKALEYSESGRAKGKIVIQIVA is encoded by the coding sequence ATGACCCTACCTGCCCAAATGAACGCAATGACCGTCCAAAAATACGGCAAACACCCTGTACAAAAGACCAGCGTACCAACACCCGCTATCGGCGATGATGATGTGCTGGTCAAGGTGCATTCAGCCAGCGTCAATCCGCTTGATTTTAAAATCAGAAATGGCGATTTAAAGCTGGTTTTGCCTTTTTCTATGCCCCTTGTGCTGGGTAATGATTTTGCTGGCACGGTGGCAGGCGTGGGCAAAAATGTGCGTGAATTTGCAGTGAGCGATGAAGTCTTTGCTCGCACGGATACCTTGCGGATTGGCAGTTTTGGGGAGTTTGTCGCTATCGACCAATCCAATCTTGCCAAAAAACCTGCCAATCTTAACTTTAATGAGTCGGCAAGTTTGCCCCTTGTGGCTTTGACCGCCTATCAAGCCTTTAAAAAAATGAACGCCAAAGCAGGCGACAAAGTGCTTATTCACGCAGGGGCGGGCGGTCTTGGCAGTGTCGCCATTCAAATCGCCAAAATTTTGGGTTTGTATGTCGCCACCACCGCAAGTAATCAGGGTTTGGCATTGGTCAAATCGCTGGGGGCTGATGAAGTGATTGATTATAAACAAGAAAATTTTTATGACAAATTATCCGATTTTGATTTTGTCTTAGATACCATTGGCGGTGAGACTTTGGAGCATTCCTTTAAGGTGCTAAAAAGGGGCGGAAAAGTTGTCAGCGTGGCAGGCGTGCCAACCAAAGATTTTGCCAAAGCAATGGGGCTGTCGTGGGTCAAACAATTTATAATGGGCTTAATCAGTGCCAAAACCCACAAAACCGCCCAAAAGTATGGGGTAAGTTATGAATTTTTGTTTATGAAACCCTCTGGCAAAGCGTTAAACATCATCAAAACTTGGGTAGAGGACGGCAAATTACGCCCAATCATTGACCAAGTATTTGTCTTTGACGACACCCAAAAAGCCCTAGAATACAGCGAAAGCGGACGAGCAAAGGGCAAGATTGTCATTCAAATTGTAGCTTAA
- a CDS encoding DUF5131 family protein codes for MAIFWNLWHGCTKISEGCANCYMYADDKKYGRDSQTVKKTQNFHLPIKKSRNKTYKVPSGEVLYTCFTSDFFIDEADEWRDEAWAMIRQRPDLQFFMTTKRVERIGAHLPSDWALFDNVTICCTVENQKQADIRLPIYLNLPLKNKTLICEPLLSAIDLSVYLHGLDKVIVGGESGDRARACDFGWILAIRTACIHAGVDFEFHQTGANFIKEGRHYTIPRHLHHLQAKKAGIDVKFVSSD; via the coding sequence ATGGCGATTTTTTGGAATTTGTGGCACGGCTGTACAAAAATCAGTGAGGGCTGTGCCAACTGCTATATGTATGCCGATGACAAAAAATACGGTAGAGACAGTCAAACTGTCAAAAAGACCCAAAATTTTCATTTGCCGATTAAAAAATCCAGAAATAAAACTTATAAAGTGCCGTCTGGTGAGGTGCTTTATACTTGTTTTACTTCAGATTTTTTTATTGATGAGGCGGACGAGTGGCGAGATGAAGCGTGGGCGATGATAAGGCAACGACCCGATTTGCAATTTTTTATGACCACCAAGCGAGTAGAGCGTATTGGGGCGCATTTGCCGTCCGATTGGGCGTTGTTTGATAATGTTACCATTTGTTGTACGGTTGAAAATCAAAAACAAGCCGATATCCGCCTGCCTATTTATCTTAATTTACCTCTAAAAAACAAAACCTTAATTTGCGAACCCTTATTATCCGCCATTGATTTGTCTGTTTATTTGCACGGTCTTGATAAGGTCATCGTCGGCGGAGAGTCTGGCGATAGGGCAAGGGCGTGTGATTTTGGGTGGATTTTGGCAATTCGCACCGCTTGCATTCACGCTGGTGTGGATTTTGAATTTCATCAAACAGGGGCAAATTTTATCAAAGAGGGGCGACATTACACCATTCCACGCCATCTACACCACTTGCAAGCCAAAAAAGCAGGTATTGATGTCAAATTCGTGTCATCAGATTAA
- a CDS encoding NAD(P)H-dependent oxidoreductase, translated as MQNILIINAHQPYDFSKGELTKSLIDVATKSLQNKGLTVKHSQVTDYAVSDELEKWQWADAVIFQFPSNWMMIPWLAKKYMDDVFTAGMGGILCNTDGRSSANPNINYGTGGKMHGKKYLLSATFNAPKNAFDNAQEYLFAGKGLDDLFFPIHCNFKFFAMTALPTFACFDVVKNPQIEQDLKDFESHINLHF; from the coding sequence ATGCAAAACATTTTAATCATCAACGCCCACCAGCCTTATGATTTCTCCAAAGGCGAATTAACAAAGTCCTTAATTGATGTCGCTACCAAATCATTACAAAATAAAGGTTTAACAGTCAAACACAGTCAAGTTACCGATTATGCCGTATCTGATGAACTTGAAAAATGGCAATGGGCGGACGCAGTGATTTTCCAATTCCCAAGCAATTGGATGATGATACCGTGGCTTGCCAAAAAATATATGGACGATGTATTTACCGCAGGAATGGGTGGCATTTTGTGCAACACGGATGGTCGTTCATCAGCCAATCCGAATATCAATTACGGCACAGGCGGAAAAATGCACGGCAAAAAATATCTGCTTTCTGCCACTTTCAATGCCCCGAAAAATGCGTTTGATAATGCACAGGAATATTTATTTGCTGGCAAAGGGCTTGATGATTTGTTTTTCCCCATTCATTGTAATTTTAAATTTTTTGCAATGACAGCATTGCCGACTTTTGCTTGTTTTGATGTGGTCAAAAATCCGCAAATTGAGCAGGATTTAAAAGATTTTGAAAGCCATATCAATCTGCATTTTTAA
- a CDS encoding NAD(P)H-binding protein: MKAIVIGATGATGNALTQLLLNNEHYQSVMIFVRKPVAITHPKLTVHLIDFDRPDTWADKVRGDVLFCCLGTTLKQAGSKDNQRKIDLDYPVNFAKIAKQNDIARFVVISSQGANAKSPLFYYRLKGELENALQAIGLNKLTIVRPPLLKREHSDRLGENLSEKILSFFNGLGLFQSAKPMPTDVLARAMIEAALQNKTGILEKEEIWGVGNININ; the protein is encoded by the coding sequence ATGAAAGCAATTGTTATTGGTGCAACAGGGGCGACAGGCAATGCCCTGACCCAATTATTATTAAATAATGAGCATTACCAAAGTGTGATGATTTTTGTGCGAAAACCTGTGGCAATCACGCACCCAAAATTAACCGTGCATTTGATTGATTTTGACCGTCCTGACACTTGGGCGGATAAAGTGCGTGGCGATGTGCTGTTTTGCTGTTTGGGGACGACCTTAAAGCAGGCAGGGAGCAAAGACAATCAACGAAAAATTGACCTAGATTATCCTGTCAATTTTGCCAAAATCGCCAAGCAAAATGACATTGCACGCTTTGTTGTCATCTCATCGCAGGGGGCAAATGCAAAAAGTCCCTTATTTTATTACCGCTTAAAAGGCGAGCTTGAAAATGCCTTACAAGCCATTGGATTAAATAAACTGACCATTGTCAGACCGCCTTTATTAAAACGAGAACATTCCGACCGTTTGGGCGAAAATTTAAGCGAAAAGATTTTATCATTTTTTAATGGATTGGGCTTGTTTCAATCTGCCAAACCAATGCCCACCGATGTTTTGGCAAGGGCAATGATTGAGGCGGCATTACAGAATAAAACAGGCATTTTGGAAAAAGAAGAGATTTGGGGGGTGGGTAATATAAATATAAATTAA
- a CDS encoding helix-turn-helix transcriptional regulator, whose protein sequence is MNEQAHAMRLMKDCIPIFTVLSDENRHLILKLLLENGKMKVNDITENLHLSRPAVSHHLKIMLSANAVSVEQIGKERFYALAMKDEIEKMGELVELMKKYCPSKE, encoded by the coding sequence ATGAACGAACAAGCCCACGCAATGCGTTTGATGAAAGACTGCATTCCCATTTTTACCGTGCTATCAGACGAAAACCGCCATTTGATTTTAAAACTTTTACTGGAAAACGGCAAAATGAAAGTCAACGACATCACCGAAAACTTACATTTATCACGCCCTGCGGTGTCGCATCATTTAAAAATTATGCTATCCGCCAATGCCGTCAGCGTAGAGCAAATCGGCAAAGAGCGGTTTTATGCGTTGGCGATGAAAGATGAAATTGAAAAAATGGGTGAACTCGTTGAATTGATGAAAAAATATTGTCCATCCAAGGAATAA
- a CDS encoding organic hydroperoxide resistance protein, translating into MKIFYHTSATATGGRDGRTQVDDGSIGFDLVGFQNDSGKVGTNPEQLFAMGYAACFDSAMNHIAPSLNIKPKKSSTTVAVGIGQKADGAFGLDLDITITVEGISADDAKKLITRAHEVCPYSNAVRGNVDVRLHVKVVEAFDL; encoded by the coding sequence ATGAAAATCTTTTATCACACCTCAGCCACTGCCACAGGCGGACGAGATGGTCGCACTCAAGTTGATGATGGCTCTATCGGCTTTGATTTGGTCGGCTTTCAAAATGACAGTGGCAAAGTTGGCACCAACCCAGAACAACTGTTTGCAATGGGCTATGCCGCCTGTTTTGACAGTGCGATGAACCATATTGCCCCAAGTTTAAATATCAAACCCAAAAAATCCTCCACCACCGTTGCGGTCGGTATTGGTCAAAAAGCAGACGGTGCGTTTGGGCTAGATTTGGACATCACGATTACGGTAGAGGGCATCAGTGCCGATGACGCCAAAAAGCTCATCACAAGAGCCCACGAAGTTTGCCCCTATTCAAATGCCGTGCGTGGTAATGTCGATGTGCGTTTGCACGTGAAAGTGGTAGAAGCATTTGATTTGTAA
- a CDS encoding bacterioferritin has translation MNQIHTIINDLLSVYWKALIQHKSHVAVIESEGASLLASQMTDKIADEPETIKNLQNRLLDLGGVINFTVSQPNIGTNLREALQNDYELQKDARTGLNKLIKEVDELGDATTRNLIEEIFADEEEHLAWLEQELSLLEKLGEPLYLSKRM, from the coding sequence ATGAACCAAATCCACACCATCATCAACGACTTATTGTCAGTCTATTGGAAAGCCCTTATTCAGCACAAAAGCCACGTTGCCGTGATTGAAAGCGAGGGGGCAAGCCTTTTGGCAAGTCAGATGACCGATAAAATCGCCGATGAGCCAGAGACCATTAAAAATCTGCAAAATCGTCTTTTGGACTTGGGCGGTGTGATTAACTTTACGGTCAGCCAGCCCAACATCGGCACAAACTTGCGTGAAGCCTTACAAAACGATTATGAACTGCAAAAAGACGCTCGCACAGGGCTAAACAAACTCATCAAAGAAGTCGATGAGCTGGGCGATGCCACTACTCGCAACTTGATTGAAGAGATTTTTGCGGACGAAGAAGAGCATTTGGCTTGGCTAGAACAAGAGTTGTCTTTACTGGAAAAATTGGGCGAGCCGCTTTATTTGTCCAAAAGAATGTGA
- a CDS encoding glutathione S-transferase C-terminal domain-containing protein, with protein sequence MSLLKNGQWVADQELSHTDTIITESTPMANRYHLYISLACPYAHRANLVVQFLGLPIDVSSVSPLKTDGWDFDEHYPDPLFGVGHLYELYQKHDRTFSGRATVPVLWDKEEHKIVSNSSADLALHLAEHWQDLAKSKHNLAPSPLKNDIIALNAWLNDHITVKVYHIGFAKTQSDYERHLFELFDDLATLNNRLASQKYLFGDDITLSDFFLFPTLVRFEKVYATLFKCSLKPLSEFKNLYRYLIDLYQIDRIQNTVDLEYIVQNYFYSFANVNPSRVVPKVAKLGWE encoded by the coding sequence ATGTCTTTACTGAAAAACGGTCAGTGGGTTGCCGACCAAGAATTAAGCCATACCGATACCATTATCACAGAGAGTACGCCAATGGCGAACCGTTATCATTTGTACATTTCGCTGGCGTGTCCTTATGCCCACCGTGCCAATTTGGTGGTGCAATTTTTGGGCTTGCCGATTGATGTATCCAGCGTTTCGCCCTTAAAAACAGACGGTTGGGATTTTGATGAACATTATCCCGACCCCTTGTTTGGCGTGGGGCATTTGTACGAACTCTATCAAAAACACGACCGCACTTTTTCAGGCAGGGCAACCGTGCCTGTGCTGTGGGATAAGGAGGAGCATAAAATTGTCTCCAACAGTTCGGCAGATTTGGCACTGCATTTGGCAGAACATTGGCAGGATTTGGCAAAAAGTAAGCACAATCTTGCCCCCAGTCCGTTAAAAAACGACATTATCGCCCTAAACGCTTGGCTAAACGACCACATCACCGTGAAGGTCTATCATATCGGCTTTGCCAAAACCCAAAGCGATTATGAACGACATCTGTTTGAATTGTTTGATGATTTGGCAACATTAAACAACCGCCTTGCTTCGCAAAAATACCTGTTTGGCGATGACATCACGCTGTCGGACTTTTTCCTGTTTCCAACTTTGGTGCGTTTTGAAAAAGTGTATGCCACTTTGTTTAAATGCAGTTTAAAGCCTTTGTCTGAATTTAAAAACTTGTATCGTTATCTGATTGATTTGTATCAGATTGACCGTATTCAAAACACGGTGGATTTAGAATATATCGTGCAAAATTATTTTTATTCATTCGCCAATGTCAATCCCAGCCGTGTCGTGCCGAAAGTGGCAAAATTGGGGTGGGAATAA
- a CDS encoding MarR family winged helix-turn-helix transcriptional regulator — protein sequence MHEQLRLSNQICFPLYALSKAMIKQYTPFLERLDLTYPQYLVMLVLWEFGEQSVGEIGDKLHLDSGTLTPLLKRLQNKGLVERKRSMSDERSVMISLTEAGKTLENQAVAIPEQMQACLNLSFDEVALLKKIVERVEVLCLY from the coding sequence ATGCACGAACAATTACGCCTATCCAATCAAATCTGCTTTCCCTTATACGCCTTATCCAAAGCGATGATTAAGCAATACACACCGTTTTTGGAGAGACTTGATTTGACCTATCCGCAGTATTTGGTAATGCTCGTTTTGTGGGAATTTGGCGAACAGAGTGTAGGTGAGATTGGCGACAAACTGCACCTTGATAGTGGTACGCTAACCCCACTATTAAAACGCTTACAAAACAAAGGCTTGGTGGAGCGAAAACGCTCAATGAGCGATGAGAGAAGTGTGATGATTAGCCTAACAGAAGCTGGAAAAACACTTGAAAATCAAGCCGTTGCCATTCCAGAGCAAATGCAGGCGTGTCTTAATTTATCCTTTGATGAAGTGGCACTGCTTAAAAAAATCGTGGAGCGAGTGGAGGTGTTATGTCTTTACTGA
- a CDS encoding multidrug efflux SMR transporter has protein sequence MMHWSILLAIAICSEVFGTTMMKLSQGFTKPLPSVGFVIGFIVAFYCLSLTLKSIPLGMAYAIWSGVGLVLTAIVGVVVFGEKVDFWGMASIGLILAGVIMMNTLSKMGGH, from the coding sequence ATGATGCACTGGTCTATTTTATTGGCGATTGCCATTTGTAGTGAAGTGTTTGGCACAACGATGATGAAGCTCTCACAAGGCTTTACCAAACCTTTGCCCTCTGTGGGTTTTGTGATTGGTTTTATTGTGGCGTTTTATTGTTTGTCTTTAACGCTAAAATCCATACCGCTTGGAATGGCGTATGCGATATGGTCTGGTGTCGGGCTTGTTTTGACGGCGATTGTTGGCGTGGTGGTGTTTGGCGAAAAAGTGGATTTTTGGGGAATGGCGAGCATTGGCTTGATTTTGGCTGGGGTGATAATGATGAATACGCTGTCCAAAATGGGTGGGCATTAG
- a CDS encoding MarR family winged helix-turn-helix transcriptional regulator has protein sequence MSNTPKNPLDQLGDISTKIVASYAIFAKKYGISDNELAIFYALWVNECRTQKQIADEYVLAKQTINTLCKRFEADGLITSIISQNDKREKILSLTDKGKAFAKPIIEPLLNLEQQIIDEFGNERMLLLLKEMQNLQTLMANHLES, from the coding sequence ATGAGCAATACCCCCAAAAATCCCCTAGACCAACTGGGCGATATTTCCACCAAAATAGTGGCAAGCTATGCCATTTTTGCCAAAAAATATGGCATTAGCGATAATGAATTGGCGATTTTTTATGCTCTTTGGGTCAATGAATGTCGCACGCAAAAACAAATTGCCGATGAATATGTGCTTGCCAAACAAACCATTAACACTTTATGCAAACGCTTTGAGGCAGACGGTTTAATCACAAGTATCATTAGTCAAAATGACAAACGAGAAAAAATCCTATCCTTGACCGATAAGGGTAAAGCCTTTGCTAAACCTATTATTGAACCTCTATTAAACCTTGAACAACAAATCATTGATGAGTTTGGTAATGAGCGAATGTTATTGTTATTAAAAGAAATGCAAAACTTGCAAACCTTAATGGCAAATCATTTGGAAAGTTAA
- a CDS encoding N-acyl homoserine lactonase family protein: MIKVHCLTTGWVQIKIHHQVARFFARPARVLDVLTDKKWSPKLPIGCWLIEHDEGLILVDTGESSSANDKGYQPWWHPFMQFCERRGVKKHEEVGEILKANGFDPLRIDTVVMTHMHGDHAGGIAHFPNSRFVMSEMEKQAINAPNAVMNGYLTMHYPDWFNPCGITFNDGAFESFEQSHKLTKDGKIRLVPTAGHTLGHLAVVVDMGEHYILIGGDASYSEQDMLAGNIDGVCMDGKLHRQSTAKMRELCQNKPTITQFAHDEKSEYRLKNKVFTVVGG; encoded by the coding sequence ATGATTAAAGTGCATTGTCTGACAACAGGTTGGGTACAAATCAAAATTCATCATCAAGTGGCACGCTTTTTTGCCCGTCCTGCCCGTGTGCTTGATGTGCTGACCGATAAAAAATGGTCGCCCAAACTGCCGATTGGTTGCTGGCTGATTGAACACGATGAGGGTTTGATTTTGGTGGATACAGGCGAAAGCTCTTCCGCCAATGACAAGGGCTATCAACCGTGGTGGCACCCATTTATGCAGTTTTGCGAACGGCGTGGGGTCAAAAAACACGAAGAAGTGGGCGAAATTTTAAAGGCAAACGGCTTTGACCCTTTACGCATTGACACAGTGGTAATGACCCATATGCACGGCGACCACGCAGGCGGTATTGCCCATTTTCCAAACAGCCGATTTGTGATGAGTGAGATGGAAAAACAGGCAATCAACGCCCCCAATGCGGTGATGAACGGCTATTTGACAATGCACTATCCTGATTGGTTTAATCCTTGCGGTATCACCTTTAATGATGGGGCGTTTGAAAGTTTTGAACAAAGTCATAAATTGACCAAAGACGGCAAAATCCGCCTTGTGCCAACCGCAGGACATACGCTGGGGCATTTGGCGGTGGTGGTGGATATGGGCGAGCATTATATTTTGATTGGCGGAGATGCGTCATACAGCGAACAAGATATGCTTGCCGGCAACATTGACGGCGTATGTATGGACGGCAAATTACATAGGCAAAGCACAGCAAAAATGCGTGAGCTTTGCCAAAACAAACCCACCATTACCCAGTTCGCCCACGATGAAAAAAGCGAATATCGCCTGAAAAATAAGGTGTTTACGGTGGTAGGGGGTTAA
- a CDS encoding TetR/AcrR family transcriptional regulator codes for MNEFNTDLRVVKTHLAIQNALIELLDEKPFEKVQVQEIIEKALINRTTFYRYYSGKSDLVGKLIKEVKAEYQDLLKKRFESDNLLRFMQTIGNRLLEKRRLILALWQIKTPRHHLYDDMHTLLKNAFIAHAKRITSDDKNWADKNWDYQAHIFATIALESHKYYFEQGKLLPIPQVFEAWIEMVQVLKSVGE; via the coding sequence ATGAACGAGTTCAATACCGATTTAAGGGTCGTTAAAACCCATCTGGCAATCCAAAACGCTTTGATTGAATTATTAGATGAAAAACCGTTTGAAAAAGTGCAAGTCCAAGAAATCATTGAAAAAGCCTTGATTAACCGCACCACTTTTTACCGTTATTATTCGGGCAAAAGCGATTTGGTCGGCAAATTGATAAAAGAAGTGAAAGCGGAATATCAAGACCTGCTCAAAAAGCGTTTTGAAAGCGATAATTTACTGCGATTTATGCAAACCATCGGCAATCGCTTATTGGAAAAAAGACGGCTGATTTTGGCACTTTGGCAAATCAAAACCCCACGCCATCATTTGTATGACGATATGCACACGCTGTTAAAAAACGCCTTTATCGCCCACGCCAAACGGATAACATCAGACGATAAAAATTGGGCTGATAAAAACTGGGATTACCAAGCCCATATTTTTGCCACCATCGCCCTTGAAAGCCATAAATATTATTTTGAACAAGGCAAACTTTTGCCCATTCCACAGGTGTTTGAGGCGTGGATAGAAATGGTGCAGGTGTTGAAAAGCGTTGGGGAGTAA
- a CDS encoding nitronate monooxygenase family protein has protein sequence MNRITQILNIKHPIVQAPMSWLTDAHLVASVAEAGGLGFLAPHAGQTTNPTSNEEVLERMRNEIRKVKALTDKPFGVPFMLSYDFSLIPLMVDLFIEEGVPVVLDNGWLDPEIYAKLKQAGIKIICRLHNPNLADALKAQNLGADILVLTGFDEGGTLPMKEVGSFNVLSEFVGKVDLPMMLAGGIADKKAVQAALMLGAEGVWIGTAFIATFECRSHQKVKEWIVNATANDLLLFRTEPYYYRSLPTELAKKCFEMSENGATRADIAKVMNAGTGMRLGMLEGNFDNGYVSVGNGISQINKIKSVKELIDELMA, from the coding sequence ATGAACCGCATTACCCAAATCTTAAACATCAAACACCCTATCGTCCAAGCCCCAATGTCGTGGCTGACGGACGCCCATCTGGTGGCGAGCGTGGCGGAGGCTGGCGGACTGGGTTTTTTAGCCCCACACGCAGGGCAGACGACCAACCCCACTTCCAACGAAGAAGTTTTAGAGCGTATGCGTAACGAAATCCGCAAGGTCAAAGCCTTGACCGATAAGCCTTTTGGCGTGCCATTTATGTTGTCGTACGATTTTTCGCTGATTCCTTTAATGGTGGATTTGTTTATTGAAGAAGGCGTGCCTGTGGTGCTGGATAACGGCTGGCTTGACCCTGAAATTTATGCCAAACTCAAACAGGCGGGCATTAAAATCATCTGCCGTCTGCATAATCCTAATTTAGCGGACGCACTAAAAGCCCAAAACTTGGGGGCGGATATTTTGGTGCTGACAGGGTTTGATGAGGGCGGTACTTTGCCGATGAAAGAAGTGGGCAGTTTTAATGTGCTTTCAGAATTTGTGGGTAAAGTGGATTTGCCGATGATGCTGGCTGGTGGCATTGCTGATAAAAAAGCGGTACAGGCTGCCTTGATGCTTGGGGCGGAAGGCGTGTGGATTGGTACGGCATTTATCGCGACTTTTGAGTGCCGAAGTCATCAAAAAGTCAAAGAATGGATTGTGAATGCAACGGCTAATGATTTGCTGTTGTTCCGCACCGAGCCGTATTATTACCGCTCTTTGCCGACCGAATTGGCGAAAAAATGCTTTGAAATGAGTGAAAATGGGGCAACCCGTGCCGACATTGCCAAGGTGATGAATGCTGGCACAGGAATGCGTTTGGGTATGTTAGAAGGTAATTTTGACAACGGCTATGTGTCGGTGGGTAATGGTATTTCACAAATTAACAAAATCAAAAGCGTGAAAGAATTGATTGATGAGTTGATGGCTTGA